One window of Triticum dicoccoides isolate Atlit2015 ecotype Zavitan chromosome 5A, WEW_v2.0, whole genome shotgun sequence genomic DNA carries:
- the LOC119300720 gene encoding DCN1-like protein 2, translating to MHKLGRGSRDKVQQFMAITGASEKVALQALKASDWHLEGSFDYFYSQPQISVTNSRHLEDLYSRYKERDVDMIMVEGTSQLCNDLLVDPQDVVMLVISWHMKAATMCEFTRQEFIDGLQSIGVDSIEKLREKLPSLRAEIKDDNKFREIYNFAFAWAREKGQKSLPLETAIGMWRLLFAERHWPLIDHWCQFLQVRHNKAISRDTWSQLLEFVKTIDPQLSNYDEEGAWPYLIDEFVEYLTENGCVQRNK from the exons atg CATAAGCTGGGGAGAGGAAGCCGCGACAAGGTGCAACAGTTCATGGCCATAACTGGTGCAAG CGAGAAGGTCGCCCTTCAGGCACTGAAAGCTAGTGATTGGCACTTAGAAGGGTCTTTTGATTATTTCTACAGCCAGCCACAGATTTCTGTGACCAATTCTCGACATCTTGAAGATCTTTACAGCAGATACAAAG AACGTGACGTTGATATGATCATGGTGGAAGGCACATCTCAACTGTGCAACGACCTGTTG GTGGATCCTCAGGATGTTGTCATG CTTGTCATATCATGGCACATGAAAGCTGCCACAATGTGTGAATTTACTCGCCAGGAATTCATTGATGGTCTGCAGTCAATTGG GGTAGATTCAATTGAGAAGCTCCGTGAGAAACTTCCATCACTGCGAGCTGAGATAAAGGACGATA ATAAGTTCCGTGAGATATACAACTTTGCGTTTGCTTGGGCTAGGGAAAAG GGTCAGAAATCCCTTCCACTGGAGACAGCTATTGGAATGTGGAGGTTGCTGTTTGCTGAAAGGCATTGGCCCTTAATTGATCACTGGTGTCAGTTTCTACAG GTCAGGCATAACAAAGCCATCTCTAGGGACACATGGTCTCAGCTGTTGGAATTTGTCAAG ACAATTGATCCACAGTTATCCAACTATGACGAAGAAGGTGCTTGGCCCTACCTAATTGATGAATTTGTGGAGTACCTAACCGAGAATGGATGCGTTCAGCGTAACAAGTGA